The DNA sequence CATCGAGTGCGGCTCGACCACCAACAACGAGGCGCGCCAGCAGCAGGTCGCCTTCGCGCTGACCACCTACGTGACCGAAGTGCGCATGGCCGTGAACAAGAAGTCGGGCATCAAGTCGATCGCCGACCTCAAGGGCAAGACCGTGGTGACCACCACCGGCACCACGTCCGTGCAGCACCTGCGCAAGCACCGTCGCGCCGAAGGCGTGCAGTTCAAGGAGATCTTTGGCAAGGACCACGCCGACTCCTTCCTGACGCTGGAATCGGGCCGTGCCGACGCGTTCGTGATGGACGACAACCTGCTGGCCGGCAACATCGCCAACGCCAAGAATCCGGCCGACTTCGAGATCGTCGGTGAGGTGCTGTCGGTCGAGCCGATCGCGATCATGATCCGCAAGGACGACCCCGCCTTCAAGAAGGCGGTGGACGACTCGATCCGCGCGGCCATGCAGAGCGGCGAGCTGGCCAAGCTGTACGACAAGTGGTTCATGCAGCCGATCCCGCCCAAGAACGTCAGCGTGAACCTGCCGATGGGCGCCACGCTCAAGGAGCTGATCGCCAACCCGAACGACAAGCCGATGGAAGCCTACGCCGCCAAGTAAGGCGCGGGCCGGCTCACGACCCACTTGCTGCACGCGGGTGGGTTTTTTTTAACCATCGCCACGAGAGAAGCACGAGAATCCGGGGCAGCCGCACGGCCAGCGGCGGCGTGCTCCGGAGGAGAACGACATGAGTTACCAATGGGACTGGGAAGTCTTCCTG is a window from the Caldimonas thermodepolymerans genome containing:
- a CDS encoding transporter substrate-binding domain-containing protein, with product MKKSLLVLAAALLAAGAAQADTLKKIKETGKVVMGVRESSSPLSFTVGSGKYVGYHVELCERIIGDIGKQLGINPTIEYTPVTSQNRIPLVQNGTVDIECGSTTNNEARQQQVAFALTTYVTEVRMAVNKKSGIKSIADLKGKTVVTTTGTTSVQHLRKHRRAEGVQFKEIFGKDHADSFLTLESGRADAFVMDDNLLAGNIANAKNPADFEIVGEVLSVEPIAIMIRKDDPAFKKAVDDSIRAAMQSGELAKLYDKWFMQPIPPKNVSVNLPMGATLKELIANPNDKPMEAYAAK